Part of the Spirochaetia bacterium 38H-sp genome, TCCACAACAACATTTTACAATAAAATAAAAAAATTAAAAGCAAAAAAATTATAATTTTAATCGAACGGAGTCCCTGCAGCCTGAATAGTAAAATAAAATCAAGATGCAGGGACTCCTGCCTCCGGCATATACAGGGACAATGACCCATTTCATGCTATCTCCGCCTACTTGAAACTAAAAACACTCGGATATAATAATTTAAAAATAAACACAAATGCAGAGGACAAAATGCTAGGGACAATAATATCTCATACGATACTTGACTCTTTTATAACAAAACTTATAGCCGCAAGCATACTTGGCGGACTTATAGGAATAGAAAGAGATATACACGGACGAGCAGCCGGTCTTAGAACAAACCTGCTTGTAAGTCTAGGAGCTGCAGTATTTGTCATTATCTCCATAAAACTGCCGGAGAACATAAACGGAACATATCAGGGAGATCCGGGCAGGCTTGCCGCCCAAATAATAACTGGAATAGGATTTCTTGGAGCAGGTGCAATAATAAAATCAGGACTCACCATACGCGGCCTTACAACAGCAGCAAGCCTATGGCTTACAGCAGCTATAGGCATGTGCGTAGGTGCAGGCTATTATGATATAGCACTGCTAGCTACACTTCTTGGACTATTCTCCCTCGTATTTCTAAACAAACTTGAGAACCTATACTCCAAAGACTATTACAGAGAACTAAGGATAGAAATGCCACAGGAGCAGGACTTATCAAAAATCATAGAAATCATAAAAAGAAAATCCATAAAAATACTTTTTATGGACATAGAAAGAAACTATAAGGAAAACACAGTAAATCTGATATTCTTTATACGCATAAGACATACCACAGACACAGATAAACTGGCACACCATATAATAGCAGACATAGAAAACACAGGCATAAGCCTAAATGCTCTCTCATGGAAGCATAAATAACAGTTTCTCCACAAAAAAACTTCCTGATATCAGTGCGTCAGCATCAAGCAAAAACAACAGAGGCATAACCCACAAAAGAATCGGAGGGATAGACATCACAACTTTGTCTGTAGGCCAGAAGCCTGCCGGAAGACACACCACAGAGTCTAGCATACTCTGCAGCCAGTACAGCACCCCCTGCAGAACAGGCAGCAAGATTGGAGTTGGCAAGGCCTATGGCAGTATCCACATCAAGACTTATAAGTGCATCTATGAAAGCTCTATCATTCTCATCTCTCACCCATTTTTTTGCGGCATCCCCTTTGCCAACAGGAGAAAAACCATACTGAGGCCCATAGTGTGTAAGGTCAGTAGAACCTATTACACACAAGGTAATAGACGATTTTTGGGCATAATCGTATAACAGACGAGCAAGCTTTTTTACAACAGAAGAATCCGGCGGACAACGCAAGCCCACAACACGGGCATCCGGTTGACACAAACGCACAATAGGGAGCTGAATCTCCACTGTATTATCAGGAAATTTATCATACACAGCACTCATATCATGCATAATCCTTGCAATAAGCTCAGACTCTGTCCTGATATTCCCCAATGGGGTTTCTATCTCTTCCTCAGTTATACACATAACAGGTGATTCAGGCGCAAGATGACCTCCAGCCACAACTATCACATCAGCTTCCCTTAGAGAAGATATCCCCATATATGCAAGCTCACCGGAAAAAAACCATCCGGCATGGGGGACAACAACAGAAAAAGCAGAATCAATATCAGAGCTTTTCCAGTAAGAAACTTGTGACTGTATCCCGTCTTGAGTATCAGGATACCAACCGGCAGGAAGCATCCTTTTTCTCAGCATAAAATACCCCCTATTTTTATTATACAAAAAAGGTACAATGCGGTCTATAAAAACATAAGAGTAACACAATAAAGGAATAATAAGATAATACAGACATGGGATTGCTCCTTTATACGGGTTGCCGTAGGCAGCAGGGAACGCGTATGCGTTCCCTGCGTTCGGTTTTATGTTTTGTATTGACTTTGTTTCTTTTGGATTATATTATTTAAATGTTTAAACAAATCAGGAGGTCATATGTCTTCCTTAGATGAGGCAATTGAGGCTTTTGAGTCGATGTTTGCAAGCAAGAAACGTCTTATGGCGCGTTTCCTGTTTAAAGAAAATCTTTATCCAGGGCAGCACAGGCTTCTTTTCTTTCTTCATCACAACCAACCTGCCAATCAGTCCTCAATTGCTCAGGCACTCATGGTATCGCCTGCAAGTGTTACGGTTGTCCTACGCCGCATGGAGAAGGCAGGGCTTGTGAGCAGGGTTACTGATAAGGGGGACAGAAGAAGGCAACTGGTCCGCCTTACAGATAAAGGAGAGGAGATTGTAGCCACTGCTATTTCTGGGCTCAGAAAGTTTTATGCAGAATGCTTTAAGGGTTTTTCCAATGAGGAGATAGATGCTGCAAAGAGGGTCTTTGAAAAAATCAGAAATAATATAGATAGCTTTACGGATGAGGTTTGAGATGCGTTTTATTTTTTCTTTTTTGCGTAAATACTGGGTTTTTGCACTGGGGTCCCTGGTTTTTATGGGTATTGAGGTTGCTGTCAACCTTGCCCAACCTGCTATCATGGCAACGATTGTGGACAAGGGTATTGTTCCTGGCGATATGGCCACGGTTATAAGACTTGGTCTATGGCTTTTTGGGATTGTACTGATAGGAGTTGCAGGCGGTATTGCCTGCAGTCTAACGGCTGATATCGCTGCCACAAGAGTTGCAAGAGATGTTAGGGAGAAGCTATACCGCTCCATGCTTGGTCTGTCCATGTCCAGAGAATTTGATTTTTCCGCAGGTTCTCTTATCACAAGGCTGACATCAGATGTGACACAGATTCAGACACTGATACATATGATGCTTCGTATGATGATAAGAGCGCCTCTTCTTGCAGTAGGCGGACTTATTATGGCTATGATACTTAGTCCCGCTCTTACGGCTATTATGTTGGCAGCAATTGTGGTGCTTGGTATCGTAATTGCCGTTCTTATCCGCCGTGGTGTACCGTTCTTCTCGCTCGCACAAAAAACAACAGATGAGCTCAACACTGTAATAAGAGAAAACTTGGACGGCGTCAGAGTTGTAAGAGCCTTTGTACGCGCCGACTTTGAGATAGAACGCTTTAAACAAAAAAATACTATCTTGCGCGATGTTATGAGCAAGGCATCAAAGATGCTGGGTATGGCCTTTCCCCTCATATTTCTAATAATGAACCTTGCAATAGTACTAGTCCTTTACGCGGGAGGATACCTCGTTTATACAGGCAGCATGGAAGTAGGCACAATAATAGCCCTCACCAACTACCTTATGCAAATCCTGTTTGCTCTAATGATGATAGGCTTCTTTTTTATGACATTTTCACGCACACAGGCATCAATAAAGAGAATATCCGAGCTTATGGACGCAGAAAAAGAAGCTCTCTCCTTCTCATCACAGCCTGCACTACGGAGAAACAAAGGTGCAAACCTGTCAATCAGAAACATCAGCGTTAGATACAACAAAAAAGAAGAAGCCGCACTGACAGACATATCCTGTGACATAGAAGCAGGACAGAGACTTGGCATAATAGGCTCAACAGGCGCAGGAAAATCCACACTACTTGCAGCCCTAATCCGACTCATAGACCCATGCTCAGGAGAAATACTCATAGACGGCAAAAGACATACAGATATGGACATAGACAACCTGCGGGCACTATTTGCAGTAGTCTTTCAGCGCCCGGTACTCTTTGCTGGAACAATACGCGAAAACCTCATGTGGGGACTGCCTCATGCCGACGAAAGCGCACTTGTAAAAGCACTTACAGACGCACAAGCAATAGACTTTGTGAGCAAAATGCCTGGCGGACTTGACGCACACATAGAACAAGGCGGAACCAACCTATCCGGAGGACAAAAACAACGCATAGCAATAGCACGCGCACTCATAAGACACCCTGCAATACTCATGCTTGATGACGCGACAAGTGCACTAGACATGGAGACAGAAGCCCAACTATTACAAGCACTCAAAAACTACAATTCCACAGTCCTAATGGTAGCCCAGAAAGTAACAAGCATAATGGACGCAGACAAGATACTCGTCATAGACAAAGGCAGAACAGCAGGAGTAGGAACACACCAACAGCTCATAAAAACATGCGACGTATATAAAGAAATATGCCAAACACAATTGGAAGGAATAATAAAATAACAACATAAACCGAACGCGGCTTGCCGCACACATGTGGCAAGCCGCTGCCTTAGGCAAAACCACTGGAGAAACAATAAAAACACAGGAAGAAAGCATGAACCAGACAAACAACACATATAAAAGACAACAACCCGCACCACCACAGATAGCAGGACGAGGTCCAGGTGCACATATGCGAGGCATACAGCCACCACCAATAGAAAACCCTTCAAAAACCATAAAAAAACTGTGGCAATACCTTAAACCATATAAAAAAACGCTTATAACAGTATTTGCAGCAGTAACAATATCCACAATACTGGGACTCATAGCCCCCCTATACCTAAAGAAAGCAATAGACACAATCACGACAATAAAAACAACAGGCAGCATGCACAGCGTACTTACAGCCATAATAACAATGGCAAGCCTATACCTAATATCAGCCCTGCTGACATGGATACAGATATCAGGAAGCATAAAAGCCGCACAAGGAGCACTATACAACATACGAGAAAAAAGCTTTAGAAAACTGCACAGACTCCCCATCCCCTATCTGGATAGAACACCTCACGGAGACATAATGAGTCGCTTTACCAACGACGTTGATACACTCACAACAGCATTTACACAGACACTCACACAACTATTCTCCAACATACTTATGCTGACAGGCTCAATAATAATGATGTTACTGCTATCCCCCATACTAACACTCCTCACAATGATAATCATACCACTTGCAATACTTGCAACAAAAATCATAGCAACAACAAGCAGAAAACAATTTAGAAGGCAGCAGGAAACAATAGGAAAACTCAACAGCATAGTAGAAGAAAGCGCAGGAGGACTCAGAGAAATAAAAGCATTTGGCAAAGAAAGAGAACTTCTGGATAATTTTATAAAAACAAACAATAACTATGCGGACGCAGCATTTAAAGCTATGTTTGTATCAAGCATACTCCCCCCGATAATGAACGCAATAAACGGACTCTCCTTTGCAATAATAGCAACAGCAGGAGGCTACCTTGCAATAAAAGGCATACTAACAGTAGGCATAGTGGCAGCCTTTCTCACATACTCACGCCAATTCTCCAGACCAATAAACGAAATAGCAAACCAGTTTACAATGATACAGAGCGCAATAGCAGGAGCAGAAAGAATCTTTCAGTTACAAGAAGAAACAGAAGAAAAAGAAAAGCAAAATGCACTAACAAAATTCTCCGCAGAAGGCAAATTAAAACTAAGTAAAGTAAACTTCTCATACATACCAGAAAAAAAAGTTCTCACGGACATAGATCTTACAGCAGAAGCCGGAGAGAAAATAGCAATAGTAGGCCCCACCGGAGCAGGAAAAACAACAATAGTCAACCTCCTTATGAGATTCTATACACCCCAAGAAGGAAAAATAGAACTGGACAGTACAGACATAGAGAACATAACACGTGCAGCACTGAGAAAGAACATAGGCATGGTACTGCAAGACACATACCTCTTCTCAGGCACAATAGCGGACAACATACGCTACGCAAAACCCAATGCAGATATGGACCAGGTAATCCGCGCAGCAAAACTTGCGGAAGCGGACAGCTTTATAAGACACCTGCCAGACGGATACAACACACAGCTTACTGACTCTGGAGCAAGCCTCAGTCAGGGCCAAAGACAGCTTATAACAATAGCTCGTGCAATACTTGCAGACCCTGCAATCCTTATACTTGACGAAGCAACAAGCAACGTAGATACAAGAACAGAAACACACATCCAGAAAGCACTCAAAACACTATTAAAAGGCAGAACAAGCCTTGTAATAGCACATAGACTTGGCACAATCCGCGATGCAGACAAAATATGCGTTATAGAAAACGGCAGAATAATAGAACAAGGCTCACACGAGGAACTCATGCAAAAGCAAGGAGCATATTACAGACTCTATCAAAACCATTATAAAAAACAAGAACAGGCAATATAAAACGCAAAAAAGGAAAACATACAGCACATAAAAAAGCAGGAAGGTAAGCAACCTTCCTGCCGTATTCCATATATATGCTAACAAATACAAATTAAGATTTAATACAAGCTATTTATCTCAGACCCTGATGAGATGCAAAGCAAAGCCCCCTACTTCCTTATCCAGATAAATCAGTTTAAGCCTGCCATTCTCTGTTCTGGCAGTCTCTTGCACTCCTTTAAAACCATATTGTGCAAGATATTCCAGAGCCCTCTCTACATTAAAGCATCCTATGGCAATATGCCCGTTAGCACCACGTAAAGGACTCTTCATCACCTCAAAGACAGAACCGGCAAAAATAGAAGCAGAACCCTCATTGACCGGAAATCCCATAACAGAGAGAATAGAAGCAGTCTCTCTTGCTTGGTCCGCATTCTCCTGGTTTATACCCATATGGACAAAGGAGAAACCCTGCAGCTTTAACCTAGCCTCACGACACAGAGCAGCTATCTGCTCCCACTGCTCATTATCAATAAGATCAGACTTAACCATCCAAGAACCGCCTATGGCAAGCACAGAATCCAGACGGGCATAGTCAGCAAGATTATTGGCATTAATACCACCAGTAGGAACAAACTTTACAGAACCAAAAGGAGCAGAAAGAGCCTTGAGCATAGAAGCTCCTCCATAATTCTCTGCAGGAAAAAATTTAAAAACATCCAACCCCAAAGAAAGTCCCTGCTCTATCAGAGAGGGATTGTTTATTCCCGGCAGTACAGGCACATCATTTTCCAGACACCACTCCACTGTCTTCTGATTAAAACCGGGAGAAACTATAAAAGACGCTCCGGCAGCAACTGCCTTTTTTGCAAGCTCAGGACTGATTACAGTACCTGCTCCTACAATAAGATCAGGAAGCTCCTCTCTCATCCTTCTGATTGCTTCCTCTGCAGCATCGGTGCGGAAAGTAACCTCTGCTACAGGAATACCACCTGAAATAAGAGCCTTCCCCAAGGGAACAGCATGAGAAGGATTATTGATTTTTATAACAGGAACAAGACCGATTTTACCAATCTTCTGCAACATATCATTCATACCTATAACCTCCGTTAAAAGGAACTATAACATATTAAAAATAAAAAATGAACCCATGTTTCAAAAAATATTTTTTTTTCTTCTAATTGCATAATCCGCATAATCTATAACTCCTCCATCACAACCTCGGTCTCCTCTATTTTTTTCTCATCGACAGAAGAAATATTTTTACGTCTAATCAATATAAGAACCGCCACAATCGCACTCACTCCCACCATCATATTACTTATAAGCATAGCAATACCAAGCCCTTCTGTCTTTAGACTGGTATAGTGCTGCATATACCAAAGCGGAGGAATACGAAAGACAAATAATCTCAAAAGATTAAGCAACATAGCAACCCTGGTATAGCCAAAACCAAACAAAAGCCCCATAACAGAGCTGGAAACAGCCAACAAAAGCGAAGTATAGCGCTCATAATTATACACCTTTGCAATCTCCAGAGCAAAAGCAGGATCACCCTTAGAAAAGAGATGAATAATAGAATCCTTATAAATACTCATAATAATAAAAAACATCACTCCCAAGATTACATTAATAGTACAAGTTATAGTAAAAGCCTTAAATGCACGCTTGGGATTATTATTCCCCAAATTCTGACTTATAATAGTTGTCTCAGCTTCCTGAAAACCAATCGTAGGCATAGTCGCAAGCCCAACTATCCTGTTGGATACCCCAAGCGCACCAATAGCCATACCACCATAAGCAGCACTCATACTGTTAACAACAACCTTCCCATAATGAAATATAAACTTACTCAGAAAAATGGGAATAGATATAATAAAAATCTCACGAACATCCTCCAGCAATATCCCAGATCTGCGACACGAACGTATAATATGACCACCTTCTCTCTTAAAAAAACCTCCAGCCGCAAAGATAAAGACAAAACTCTCAGCTATAATAGATGCAACAGATAAGAAAACAGGTCCCAAATACAGAACCTTGATAAAAAACAAGCTCAACATCAATCTGCTGACAAGTATCAACAGATTCCAATAAAAAATCTTCTTGGTATTTCCCCTGGCTCGCTCTATTGCAAAATAGAAAGTATTTATAAAAACAAAGATAAGACCAATAAGTTCCAACCTGAAAATAGCAGTACCCAAACCGGTAAGCTCATCTGGCATCTTAAATACTTTTAATACCCAGGGAGCAAACGGTAACACAAGGAAAACAATTATAACAATAAGCAGTAAAATAAGAATAAAAACGGTACCTATAAGACGTTGCTCTTTTACAGCATCGCCCGCCCCATTAGCCCTTGCTATCAGCACACCACCACCAAGGCCCAGTCCCAAACTAAAAGTTGTGAGAAGAGTCTGTATCTGAGATATAAAAGAAACGATAGAAACTACATCTGCTCCCATTGAAGCAGCAATAAGGATATCAAAAAAATTAAATATCTGCTTAATGCCATTATAGAACACAAGAGGCAAACCTATATAGAATACAACCTTCCATAAATTTTCATTAAGTATAAACTCCCGGTTACTGATCTTTCTATCAATACGATTATTCTTTAGTATAGCCTTGGAATTATTCATAAAAAGAGATATATAAAAAAAAAAGAAAAAAGACTGTGCATCTATTGTCAAAAATAGAAAAAAATATTCAAATATTATCATGCTTCCAGTCTCTGTTAAGATAGAAGACGAAACATGCAATATTCGCTTTATAAAAAACCCCCATGCCATCACAAATAAAAAACGACACTTTCACGAGTCATGGGAAATACTATACGTTGCCTCAGGGTCCAGAACTTTTTTCCATCAGAGAGCTACATATAAAATGAACCAGGGCTCCATAGCACTCATCCCTCCGGGAATATTACATAGAAGCATAAACGACAGTAGAGAAAGCTGCGAATTATACGCAATATATATAATAGATCAAAACGACCACCGTTTTTCATCTCTTTTCCCTATACTTGTATACTGGGCAGAAGAATACGAACCTGTATTACAATTTGACAATAAAACACGCTATCAAATAGAAGCACTTCTAAGCTCTATAGGAACAGAATTATTAAAAAAAGAACAATGGTATACAGAGGCTGTGTGGAGTCACCTCACAATACTCATAGCCAACATCTGCAGATACGCGGCAGAAAAACAAGGGACCCAACAACAACCTATGGATTCGCGCGTCACAAAAATAATAGAATGGCTTAACACACACTATCATGAGAAAATAAATCTTATACGAGCAGCCAAAGAAGTAGCAATAAGTCCAGCATATCTATCAAAACTCTTTCATAAAGTTACCAAAGTTAATTTTCAGGAATATCTTTCTTACATACGCATTCAACATGCCTGTAAAATGCTTGCAACGACCAGAGAACCAGTATACAACATTGCAGAGAAATGCGGATTTGGCAGTGTGACACAATTTGGCAGAGTATTCTTATCCTTTACAGGAGAAAAACCGATGGAATACAGAAAAAGGACTAACCAGCACTACTCCTAATAAAAAAACAATATAAAATTATACCGAACGGGAGGCTGAGCCAAAAAAGGCAGGAAAACATGCAGCCTCCCTGCCTCAGGCAAATATCAGCACAAAATTCAGAAATGAATAGCCCAACCCTCAGCCATACGCGCAGCTTCCATAACAGCCTCTGACAACGTAGGATGAGCATGAACCATCTCAGCTACATCAGAAAGAAGAAGCTCACTCTTTTTTGCAAGAAGCAACTCATGCACAAGCTCAGTAGCATCGGGACCCACTATATGTGCACCAAGAATCTCACTGGTATCATCATCAAAAACAAGCTTTACAAACCCCTCCACATCAGAAATAGCAACAGCTTTACCAACCCCGCGGAAAGGGAAAACAACAGAAGAAGCACTTATTCCCTGCCTTTTTGCCTCATCCGTAGTAAGACCAAAACCGGCAACCTGAGGCTCACAATACACAGCATAAGGAATCTCATCTGCAGCAAGAAGTTTTTCGTGAGCCTTCCCGGCAATATGAGAGACAGCGATCTCTCCCTCCTTGGAAGCAACATGGGCAAGAAGCGGAGAAGAAATAACATCACCTATAGCATAAACAGAATCGCAAGAAGTCTTATAATAATCACCAACTCTGACAAAGCCTTTTTCATCAAGCTCAACACCAATTTTATCAAGCCCAAGGCCAGAAGTATTGGGACGCCTACCTACGGAAACAAGAAGTCTCTCTGCAGAAAGCTCTTTCTTACCCTCAGAGGACTCAACAGAAAGAACAACCCCTTCTCCTGAGCAGTCAAGAGATAATGCCCTGGTAGAAGTCATAAACTCCACACCCCTCTTACCAAGCTCTTTGACAACATGTGCAGAAACCTCAGAATCCGTAAAAGGTAGTACCCTGTCAAGCATCTCTACAACAGTAACCTTGACACCAAAGGAACTCATAATATAAGCAAACTCCATCCCTATAGCTCCGGCACCAAGAATAAGCATAGTCTCGGGAAGAGAATCGGACATAATTGCATCATCAGAAGAAAAAACCTTTTTACCGTCAGGCTCAAATCCGGGAATGAGCACAGGAGAAGAACCCGTTGCAATAATAATCTTATCCGCAGTATAAGATTTGCCATCAACATCAACCGTATGAGCATCGGAAAACACAGCACTCCCTGTTATAACATCTACCTTATTCTTTTTAAGAAGATACTCAACGCCCTTATTAAGCCTCATTGCAACCTTGCGAGAATAATCAAAAACCTTTTTATAATCAAAACCTGAGGTATCAACAGAAACCCCTATAGAAGAAAGCTCCGACACAGCAGAACCATAAAGCCCTGCCATATGAATAAGTGCCTTAGAAGGAATACATCCTTTATTGAGACATACTCCACCAACTTTATCCTTCTCTACAACAGCAGCCTTCAAACCAAGCTGAGAAGCCCTTATTGCAGCAACATAGCCGCCAGGCCCAGCACCTATGACAAGAACATCATACATATACGACATAAACCCTCCTAAAATAAAAACAACAATCAAAAAATACTAAATACAGCAACACTCAGCAAGCAAAGCACAAAAAAACAATCGCAGAAAACCAAACAATAATATAAAAGATATCAACTACAAAGACCTGCAAGCTCCAGGCTTTTTTCCCATAGTTCTATTGCAGCATCACGATCAACAGCCGGTGGGGCAGGTTCTTCCAATGTAGTGTAGTTAAAGAATTTTCCATTTATATTGACAACATCAGGGGAAACACCGAGATAATACAGAGCTTCTGCTGACAACTCAGGAGAAGAAGAAAATCTGTCGATAAAATTGCGCTTATACCACTTATAAAACCTGCTATTTCCATGTCCAGAGTTGGTAACAACCATACCGGGGTGCATAGCATTTATAACAACAGAAGAACCCTCAAAATATTCTGCAAATATCAACATGGACAAAAGTTGAGCTGTTTTTGCAGCCCCATAAGCCTTAAGACCGCTATACCTTCTCTTTTCCCAGAAAAGGTCATCCATGTCCAACCCCCATGGAGCAAACCTATGCCCCTCCGAGCTTACAAAAATTATCCTGCAATCTCCCTGTTCTCTCAGCCTTTCCTTTAAAATAAAATTGATGATAAAAGAAGAGAGATAATTGACAACAAAGGTTGTCTCCATATTATCCTGAGTCATAGCC contains:
- a CDS encoding SDR family NAD(P)-dependent oxidoreductase; this translates as MLSEKNKKSRLLRYWPRYKVSNIVNMVRNSFKKPDVYEGDFIGRTVVITGATSGIGYYTAIKYAQMGANIVAVNRNEQKSAELKKYIEETYNVSVDYIVSDQSVLDDVRNAAEELAKLKRIDVLIHNAGLFLEKKAMTQDNMETTFVVNYLSSFIINFILKERLREQGDCRIIFVSSEGHRFAPWGLDMDDLFWEKRRYSGLKAYGAAKTAQLLSMLIFAEYFEGSSVVINAMHPGMVVTNSGHGNSRFYKWYKRNFIDRFSSSPELSAEALYYLGVSPDVVNINGKFFNYTTLEEPAPPAVDRDAAIELWEKSLELAGLCS